The Cylindrospermopsis curvispora GIHE-G1 genome contains a region encoding:
- a CDS encoding alkene reductase — protein MTSLFDSLTLGELNIPNRIIMAPLTRMRSHQPGNIPTALNATYYQQRASAGLIISEATQIIPEGQGYPATPGIHSPEQINGWSLVTQAVHERGGRIFLQLWHVGRISHSSFQPDGQAPWAPSSITPQGNTLTSTGKPVPFETPRSLTTTQIAHLLDQYELAAQYAQQAGFDGVEIHGANGYLLDQFLQDGSNQRVDIYGGSVENRARLLFQVIERCVKIWGKGRVGVRLSPYGTFNDMKDSDPVNLFRYVVEGICNVGLAYIHLIEPRSTSAGGSDKTDESAPSTAVLFGPIIQAGSLGTKLISAGGYNRAEALLAIAEHKTDAVAFGRFYISNPDLVERLRENHPLTPYERATFYGGREKGYTDYPVFSSGKDR, from the coding sequence ATGACCAGTCTTTTCGATTCCCTCACCCTGGGTGAACTAAATATCCCTAATCGGATAATTATGGCTCCGCTAACCAGGATGCGCAGTCACCAACCAGGTAACATCCCCACTGCACTAAATGCAACCTACTATCAACAACGAGCTAGTGCAGGTCTGATAATCAGCGAAGCAACTCAGATCATCCCCGAAGGTCAAGGATACCCTGCTACTCCTGGAATCCACAGTCCTGAACAGATTAATGGCTGGTCGCTGGTAACACAAGCTGTTCATGAAAGGGGGGGAAGAATCTTCCTCCAATTATGGCATGTGGGCAGAATTTCCCACTCTTCTTTCCAACCCGATGGTCAAGCTCCCTGGGCACCTTCCTCTATTACTCCCCAAGGCAATACTTTAACTAGTACTGGTAAGCCAGTTCCTTTTGAAACACCTCGCTCTCTCACCACCACTCAAATTGCCCATCTTTTGGATCAATACGAGCTTGCTGCTCAGTACGCTCAACAAGCAGGTTTTGATGGTGTGGAAATTCATGGTGCTAATGGTTACTTACTTGATCAGTTCCTCCAAGATGGCAGTAATCAACGCGTGGATATCTATGGTGGGTCGGTGGAAAATAGAGCTAGATTACTTTTTCAGGTGATTGAAAGATGTGTCAAAATCTGGGGTAAGGGTAGGGTGGGGGTCCGTCTATCTCCCTATGGCACTTTCAACGATATGAAGGACAGCGATCCTGTAAATCTTTTCCGCTATGTTGTTGAAGGGATTTGCAATGTGGGTCTTGCTTATATTCATTTGATTGAACCACGTTCTACCAGTGCTGGTGGTAGTGATAAAACCGATGAAAGTGCGCCCAGCACCGCTGTTCTATTTGGTCCAATTATCCAAGCTGGTTCCCTAGGTACAAAGCTAATATCGGCGGGCGGGTATAATCGTGCAGAAGCTCTATTGGCAATTGCGGAGCATAAAACTGATGCAGTAGCTTTTGGCAGGTTCTATATTTCTAATCCTGATTTAGTTGAACGTTTGAGAGAAAACCACCCCCTAACTCCCTACGAACGAGCAACTTTTTATGGAGGTAGAGAAAAAGGTTATACTGATTACCCAGTATTTTCATCGGGGAAAGATAGGTAA
- a CDS encoding DUF1995 family protein, whose product MTELPKTLEEAIAQSRAAVRSALSDGKTRIQVELLFPELQFMPVAEQFLPLFTEYESRLKVFFADAGAAALARRDWGDIPFKIMDIGTGRAASSESKIQPEDEIFLFIAPTSVEVAQLEKLCQIIGERPFVMLNPRLEDSSVVGIGYAARETRRRFISTIESCYYLRPIDEQSALMRSYPGNWEIWLETDGEYQKIAELPQKPSGDEIDSILIKGQPETGITASKKPTVFKSLQRFIKALSS is encoded by the coding sequence TTGACTGAACTACCCAAAACCCTAGAAGAAGCAATTGCCCAATCCCGTGCAGCGGTAAGATCGGCTTTGTCTGATGGTAAAACGCGAATACAGGTAGAGTTGCTTTTCCCAGAACTGCAATTTATGCCAGTCGCTGAACAATTTCTCCCCCTATTTACCGAATATGAATCTCGTCTCAAGGTGTTTTTTGCTGATGCGGGTGCTGCTGCTTTAGCTCGTCGAGATTGGGGTGATATACCCTTCAAAATTATGGATATCGGTACGGGAAGAGCTGCTTCTTCAGAATCAAAAATTCAACCAGAGGATGAAATTTTCTTGTTTATAGCTCCCACATCAGTGGAAGTAGCTCAATTGGAAAAACTCTGTCAAATTATCGGTGAACGTCCTTTTGTGATGTTAAATCCTCGGTTGGAAGACTCTAGTGTGGTGGGTATTGGTTATGCTGCACGGGAAACCCGCAGGCGTTTTATTAGTACCATTGAATCTTGCTATTATCTACGTCCTATTGATGAACAAAGCGCCCTCATGCGTTCCTATCCTGGAAACTGGGAAATATGGTTGGAAACCGATGGTGAGTACCAGAAAATTGCTGAACTACCTCAAAAACCTTCTGGAGATGAGATAGACTCAATTTTAATCAAGGGACAACCAGAAACCGGGATCACAGCAAGCAAAAAGCCTACTGTGTTTAAAAGCTTGCAGAGATTTATTAAGGCTTTAAGTAGTTAA